Proteins encoded in a region of the Melioribacteraceae bacterium genome:
- a CDS encoding NHL repeat-containing protein translates to MYKIYLLILLIIAPLPVKSQELIYSGEIGSFQSASSISINQSGFIFVSDSRTNEIFKLDTLGNILKSIGGYGWSASSFDNPSDIFANTLNVYAADRNNDRIQIFDKDLNYLSEISSKKRNERFQFRYPGAVGVNSQGDLFVLDTDNSRILKFNFRGEFITEIGGFESGSFILNKPSVFTINNANQIFLIDSDDLVIFDQFGNLIRKTKQIKKITNLNFSSNSLILTGDGFIGIFNDGENNNMNEIKHFTLPLEEKAIDASIYNGRLYVLTENRIQIYKTPE, encoded by the coding sequence ATGTATAAAATCTACCTGTTAATATTACTTATAATTGCACCTTTACCGGTAAAATCCCAGGAACTCATCTATTCAGGAGAGATCGGTTCATTCCAATCCGCATCTTCAATATCGATTAACCAGAGTGGATTTATATTTGTATCGGACTCGCGAACTAATGAAATCTTTAAGCTCGACACTTTAGGAAATATACTTAAAAGCATCGGTGGTTACGGATGGTCCGCTTCATCATTCGACAATCCTTCGGACATTTTTGCCAATACATTAAATGTTTATGCAGCCGACCGAAATAACGACAGGATACAGATATTTGATAAGGATCTGAATTACCTATCCGAGATTTCTTCAAAGAAAAGGAACGAAAGATTTCAATTCAGATATCCCGGGGCAGTCGGTGTAAACTCGCAGGGGGATCTTTTCGTTCTGGATACCGATAACTCAAGAATTCTGAAATTTAATTTCAGAGGAGAATTTATTACAGAGATCGGCGGATTCGAGTCGGGTTCGTTTATTCTAAATAAGCCATCAGTATTTACGATCAATAATGCGAACCAGATATTTCTGATTGATTCGGATGACCTTGTAATCTTTGATCAGTTCGGTAATTTGATCCGTAAGACAAAGCAGATTAAAAAAATTACTAATTTAAATTTTTCCTCTAATTCACTTATTCTTACCGGCGATGGATTTATTGGAATATTTAATGACGGTGAGAATAACAACATGAATGAAATAAAACACTTTACGTTACCATTAGAAGAAAAGGCAATCGATGCATCTATTTATAACGGCAGACTATATGTTCTAACAGAGAACAGAATTCAGATCTATAAAACTCCGGAATAA
- a CDS encoding aldo/keto reductase yields MKTRQLGKNGPQLTVVGFGAWAIGGPWQWGWGEVDDKESISAIHTAIENGINWIDTAAVYGFGHSEKVTAIAVNSIRDKVFIATKCGMVNDGSGNAVFNNHPDNIRKECEDSLRRLNTEYIDLYQIHWPDENVEVERSWEMMVRLKEEGKVKYIGVSNFDVPLLERCMKIEHVQSLQPPFSMLNRKVESEILPYCLENGIGVVAYSPMQAGLLTGKFDINRLAPDDWRQRGSHFRQPYLNQALKLVEELRDISDRKNCTVGNLAVAWVLANPSLTSAIVGARNPEQVRENIISAQVELSDTDLNDIGRLLNESGL; encoded by the coding sequence ATGAAAACGCGCCAACTTGGAAAAAATGGTCCGCAACTCACAGTTGTCGGATTCGGTGCCTGGGCCATAGGCGGGCCATGGCAGTGGGGATGGGGTGAGGTTGATGATAAGGAATCGATATCAGCAATTCATACCGCAATTGAAAATGGTATCAATTGGATTGATACTGCCGCCGTATACGGATTCGGTCATTCTGAAAAAGTTACTGCAATTGCTGTTAATTCAATAAGAGATAAAGTTTTTATTGCAACAAAGTGCGGAATGGTTAATGACGGCTCCGGAAATGCTGTATTTAACAACCATCCAGATAATATCAGAAAAGAATGCGAAGATAGTTTGAGAAGGCTTAATACCGAGTATATCGACTTGTACCAGATTCACTGGCCTGATGAAAATGTGGAAGTTGAGCGGTCCTGGGAAATGATGGTCCGGCTTAAAGAGGAAGGGAAAGTAAAATATATCGGTGTGAGTAATTTTGATGTTCCGCTTCTCGAACGATGCATGAAAATTGAACATGTTCAATCGCTTCAGCCGCCGTTCAGTATGCTGAATAGAAAAGTTGAAAGCGAAATTCTTCCTTACTGTCTTGAGAATGGAATCGGAGTGGTTGCATATAGCCCAATGCAGGCCGGACTTTTAACCGGGAAATTTGATATCAATAGATTAGCACCCGACGATTGGCGACAGCGCGGATCTCATTTCCGTCAGCCTTACTTAAATCAAGCTCTAAAGTTGGTTGAAGAGTTAAGAGACATTTCAGATAGAAAAAACTGTACCGTCGGTAATCTTGCTGTTGCGTGGGTTCTTGCAAATCCCTCGCTTACATCGGCTATTGTTGGCGCACGGAATCCTGAACAGGTAAGAGAAAATATTATTTCGGCTCAGGTAGAACTTTCTGATACTGATTTGAATGATATCGGCAGATTGTTAAACGAATCAGGATTATAA
- a CDS encoding (2Fe-2S) ferredoxin domain-containing protein — protein sequence MARYEKHIFACQNKREAGHPRGCCADKNSQQILDYLKKRLKELGLNSKVRANNSGCLDACEFGPVAVVYPEQIWYGHLSIEDVEEIIQSHLINNLPVERLMIKDKRFDQ from the coding sequence ATGGCACGTTACGAAAAACATATTTTTGCCTGCCAGAATAAAAGAGAAGCCGGGCATCCAAGAGGGTGTTGTGCAGATAAAAATTCGCAGCAGATTCTGGATTATTTGAAGAAACGATTGAAAGAGTTGGGCCTCAATTCAAAAGTGAGGGCGAATAATTCAGGCTGCCTTGATGCCTGTGAATTCGGCCCAGTTGCTGTTGTTTACCCGGAGCAGATATGGTATGGTCATCTATCGATCGAGGATGTTGAGGAAATTATTCAAAGTCATCTTATTAATAATCTCCCCGTTGAAAGATTGATGATCAAAGACAAGAGGTTCGATCAGTGA
- the nth gene encoding endonuclease III, producing MKIEPEEKKRARKIFDILWKKFPDAQPALEYKNPFQLLIATILSAQCTDARVNIVTQTLFKKYRNPSDYLEVSGRDLEKDIFSTGFYRQKAKSIKNCCKMIIEEYNGKVPRNFDELIKLPGVGRKTASVIAGNAFGIPSIAVDTHVKRLSSLLGFIDSSDPEKIEYRLKELLPEDYWIVSGHLLMNHGRNTCIARRPKCGECIISGLCPSFVKFLKEKK from the coding sequence GTGAAAATTGAACCGGAAGAAAAAAAGAGAGCCCGTAAAATTTTTGATATACTCTGGAAAAAATTTCCTGACGCTCAGCCCGCTCTCGAATATAAAAATCCGTTCCAGTTGCTTATCGCAACTATTCTATCTGCGCAGTGTACCGATGCGAGGGTTAACATAGTTACTCAAACTCTTTTTAAAAAATACAGAAATCCTTCGGATTACCTTGAAGTTTCCGGACGTGATCTGGAAAAAGATATTTTCTCTACAGGTTTTTACAGACAGAAAGCAAAAAGTATAAAGAACTGCTGCAAAATGATTATTGAAGAATATAACGGTAAGGTTCCGCGGAATTTCGACGAGCTTATAAAACTTCCAGGAGTTGGAAGAAAAACCGCTTCGGTTATTGCCGGGAATGCTTTTGGTATTCCTTCTATTGCTGTTGACACTCATGTAAAAAGACTTTCTAGTCTTCTCGGATTTATTGATTCTTCCGATCCGGAAAAAATTGAATACAGGTTGAAAGAATTGTTACCCGAAGATTACTGGATAGTTAGCGGACACCTGCTTATGAATCACGGCAGAAATACATGCATCGCCAGAAGACCGAAATGCGGCGAATGTATTATCAGCGGCTTGTGCCCCTCATTTGTAAAATTTTTAAAGGAGAAAAAATGA
- a CDS encoding HDIG domain-containing protein, translating to MSPDFMRDREYCHAILKEYTKSDSLLKHAYAVETCVAAYAEKLGEEKNYWSCVALLHDFDYEMYPTAEEHPYKGKEILLSKGFSEEFCNTILSHADYTGVPRETILAKVLFACDELAGFITAVAYVRPSKSIDEVEVKSVTKKMKDKAFARAVNREDIIKGASELGVTLDEHIQFCIDAMKKNKDLLGL from the coding sequence ATGAGTCCTGATTTTATGAGAGATAGAGAATACTGTCATGCAATCTTAAAAGAATATACAAAAAGCGACAGTCTCCTTAAGCATGCTTATGCCGTGGAAACCTGTGTTGCCGCATACGCTGAGAAATTAGGTGAAGAGAAGAACTATTGGAGTTGTGTGGCACTTCTGCATGATTTCGATTACGAGATGTATCCAACGGCCGAAGAGCATCCATATAAGGGAAAAGAAATTCTTTTGTCAAAAGGTTTTAGCGAAGAATTCTGTAATACTATTCTCTCTCATGCTGATTATACCGGTGTACCCAGGGAGACGATTCTTGCCAAGGTTCTATTTGCATGTGATGAACTTGCCGGTTTTATTACAGCCGTAGCTTATGTCCGTCCTAGTAAATCGATTGATGAGGTCGAAGTTAAGTCGGTTACTAAGAAGATGAAGGATAAAGCATTTGCCCGGGCTGTGAACAGGGAGGATATTATCAAAGGCGCCTCGGAACTTGGTGTGACGCTTGATGAGCATATTCAGTTCTGCATCGATGCAATGAAGAAAAACAAAGATCTTCTCGGACTTTAG